The genomic DNA ATATGACANTCACACGATTTTAACACATTACTAGCCAATAGTAAAACTCAAATGTCATTTTACTGACTTTATCAAAATGGTTCTAttaaatgaacaaaacaaaacaacggATAGTAAAAATGAGCCATCGAAGGACAATGTCAATAATTCGTTTGTGAATTTAGGTCGGAAATCAAAATTGGaccaaaaattattatatgagCATTATATGTCTCAAATAGTAAGATAGCGTaaacacaaaattttgtttgacttatttggaaaaaaaaaggaatatgcAGTAGAtagcacaaaaacaaaacatagttaAGAAAATACCACAATTGTACAGTGTGGTTGTCAGAGAATATTCTCTCTTCAAATACAATTACATTTATactcattttatatattacatgttatttgtttaaatatcatatcatttttttaaacaaaattatatgtcgtttgggttcacaaatgaaatggttagggtttagattttacaattataacaaaattatatgtcggtttgggttcacaaatgagatggttagggtttagattttacaattagaacgaaattatatgtcggtttgggttcacaaatgagatggttagggtttagattttacaattagaacgaaattatatgtcggtttgggttcacaaaagAGATGATTATGATTTAGATTTtgcaattagaacgaaattatatgtcggtttggatttataatttaattctatttagttcaatataacatgtaaaatataaatattacatgctatttttaaaaaatctcatcaaatctttCGCTTTTTCTatcaaacactaaaacaaaaaggGTGTTTATGTCTTTTTACTCCAAAAAAACATGAGCCCTATgatattttcctataaaaattgttgttgtagtattttcttaatattactCGATATTTGTGCTATCTACTAATATTACCCTAAAAAAAATGAGTAGTAGAATATAGAAATGCATACAAATTCCAATAAAGTAAtaattcttctctctcttctaatATATACTTCTGTTTCCCTCACATCTATATCTAATTTCTCTATCAACCattatccaaaaccaaaactctaCATCTCAGTTTCTCTCTACACCTCACATAATTAATGGATAATACTAACCGTTTCCGTCGCGTACGCAGTTTTAGGCAAACAAAGTTCACTCGACATGACTCCGAAGGTCTCACTTTCATTTAGTTAGTCTTAAATCGTTAATCGTTATCTACTCTCATCCTTTTAACTTGTCTACGTTGAATTATCTTCTCCTGCAAATTCTTAGCTGAATATATAATGCAGAAGTGAGTAGCATCCAATGGGAGTTTATCAGGATGACCGAACAAGAGGAAGATCTCATCTCTCGAATGTACAGACTTGTCGGTGATAGGTAACAATTACCTtcttctgtttatatatatataatatagtcgTTTCTGTTTTGTCTTATTCAAATATAACTTTAAAAGTTTGGCATAAATCTATCATTTatgaatctatataataatGTGTGGTAATTTATATTAATGGGGGTTCCCCAAACAAATTGCTATGTGTGAAGTCCAATTCCTCAATATTTTTCTTCAGTGACTGTGTCTCAAGGAATTTTTCCAATGGAAATATATTGCATATAAACATGATcattcgtctttttttttttttttttttttttttttttttNNNNNNNNNNNNNNNNNNNNNNNNNNNNNNNNNNNNNNNNNNNNNNNNNNNNNNNNNNNNNNNNNNNNNNNNNNNNNNNNNNNNNNNNNNNNNNNNNNNNNNNNNNNNNNNNNNNNNNNNNNNNNNNNNNNNNNNNNNNNNNNNNNNNNNNNNNNNNNNNNNNNNNNNNNNNNNNNNNNNNNNNNNNNNNNNNNNNNNNNNNNNNNNNNNNNNNNNNNNNNNNNNNNNNNNNNNNNNNNNNNNNNNNNNNNNNNNNNNNNNNNNNNNNNNNNNNNNNNNNNNNNNNNNNNNNNNNNNNNNNNNNNNNNNNNNNNNNNNNNNNNNNNNNNNNNNNNNNNNNNNNNNNNNNNNNNNNNNNNNNNNNNNNNNNNNNNNNNNNNNNNNNNNNNNNNNNNNNNNNNNNNNNNNNNNNNNNNNNNNNNNNNNNNNNNNNNNNNNNNNNNNNNNNNNNNNNNNNNNNNNNNNNNNNNNNNNNNNNNNNNNNNNNNNNNNNNNNNNNNNNNNNNNNNNNNNNNNNNNNNNNNNNNNNNNNNNNNNNNNNNNNNNNNNNNNNNNNNNNNNNNNNNNNNNNNNNNNNNNNNNNNNNNNNNNNNNNNNNNNNNNNNNNNNNNNNNNNNNNNNNNNNNNNNNNNNNNNNNNNNNNNNNNNNNNNNNNNNNNNNNNNNNNNNNNNNNNNNNNNNNNNNNNNNNNNNNNNNNNNNNNNNNNNNNNNNNNNNNNNNNNNNNNNNNNNNNNNNttcaatttttaatttgaaatatttttattttaggacatcaaacaaaaagaaaaattcactAACCAATTGTGATACCAGATCAACTCGGTTCACCTTCTAACCGATTTATAATTAGAATTTAcgttttgtttgttgtaataCACTTTATACATATACTAGATAGGATCCACATAAATACACATGTGTAAGAAAAAATGTCACTtttcattaataatatttatattttaaatagtaaCCCACACACTTTTACCAAGATTTTATATGACAGTTTTTGAAAAACCGGATCTTAACCTTACACATTCCATTTTGCAGAACAattaatttaaccatatatttaaTCATACTAACAAAATTCTAATTGTACGCACTCCATCTTAAAGGATAAAAGCtaaagaattatattaaaaataatatgtgtattatatcaaatatataacttaGTTAAttagcattttaaaaaaaaattaacaaaatttattttttaataaaaaattcacaattttttgaaaaaccaacatctttataaatataaGTTTTCAACTTTCATGCTTTATTAGTTAAGGAAATGGAAATATGTTTTccattcagtttttattttgttggtttaagaaaaagaaaattgattttttagatataaacatatacattaatattgttattttgtgtatttttttattatttcatgtttcgcaaaataaaaaaaatgttatttttaatatctgTAGACATCTGATCggtagacttttttttttgatgggtAGACTTATTCACATGATGCCATCATGTTAATAACTATTCCCTctgttcccaaaaaaaaatcgattgttaattttttttcctaacaaattGATTATATAGATTCAGAAActgaaataatttttatttccatatgATATGGTGAGTAGTGATCTAtaatttctcttttcattttattaaaaacatgtaaactaattattatttaaatacttaGTATTTTATTGTTGGGTATTcttcaaagaaaaaatttacGTCGCAATTATTTACAGTTTTATCCTTCATTTCCGAAAAATGCAGGTTAATCCTGCATGctcaaaataatatgtaatataacATTTTTGTCACTgttaaagtttgtaattttttataaattataaatcaaatcgAACCCCTTGCGACGTATAGGTTAAGTCCATTTTTGATATAATGTGATAGTAAAACCTTTTAGAAAATAGGTATGAGAATtatattgcatattatttttgattttttaggagGTAGAGGATTTTGACCATAAAAAAAGGAGGTAGAGGTTTAATTACCAAAAACAGTAACTTggagttttttctttctttctggaaACTCtttattatttaagaaaaaaaataaaatataaatttatcatgaacaaattttgaaaccaaaatttatagAGTAAATAATGATTACTTTATCATCAATTATGTCTGTTTACTTTTTGACATCTTTAGATTGATATGGGCCAATCCATAGACAATTTAGTTGCAGGAGTAGACCGTTAAACATTTGACTAAAGACATTTTCTTTCGATTATATGgtttaaagagaagaaaaaaagttatgttgATAAATGTTACTGTAGAGTAGTTTTAAACGAGTATTGAGAAAAATGACAACATTGCcaatcctctatatattaaaagagaaacattctcTAAAAAAAGCTAACGTGTCTGTTGCAAGAGAGCTATGTccctaatttattatttgttcttaataatttataatattacataaaactgtcACTGCTATTTTTTTGTCGACTGTTActgctattcaatttatttaaatacataatcttttagatttattaatttaacctcattttggtttattatttacAACTATATACCAttgtgtttaacaaaaaaaaacaaatatgttattcttaaaaattttatcacataactttattaatataaattaagtttaaggtttaaatatattttatatattataaaatatgatttattgaAATTCATGTGGGTTATCGTAGATCTCACGAACTCAAGCGGGACAGATGCAAATACATTTTGCGGCTCAAATATTTAAATCCGTTGCGGGATGGCTTAGCGGACGGGTTTGACCgggttaacaattttatttaaatcatttagTTCaggaaattttagttttttgtggtttttatctGAATTGatagttcaagattttgataaaaatctaacTGATCACTAATTCGGTTCACATTCGATCTAAATCTGTCGTCATGTCAATCTAAACTTTATGGTGAAAcaattagtattttaaattttcctaAACTTGATaaattcaaaccaatataagtttgtattataaatgttacactaaataaatatttttacaaatataatatctcaaacaaaaaatttaatccCATGTAATAGCACGGGTTATTACCTAGTATAGTCTTAATCtcaaactttttctattttaaaacttttgccAATTGATATTTTAACGTGTATACTTTCTCCACGTACTGTACAATGCGAAACAATTGCTGAGAGATAaatgttgataaataataaattgtataacagaaaaaaataaaaatctaaaaaaatcttgttttcttaacGTGTGAATGTgtggtaattttaaaaaatacagtGAAACGGAATGAATCTTGTCAAAGAGAATATTGACAATTGGGTTGGATATATATTGGCAGGGGGGATTTAATAGCAGGAAGAGTGGTCGGACGAAAGGCAAATGAGATAGAGAGGTTTTGGATTATGAGAAACTCTGACTATTTTTCTCACTAATTTTTCTACTTCACCTCCTTGATATCTTTTGCTATGGacaataacaaaaccaaataaaagctTTTAATGTATAACAACAAATCTAGAATCTTTCTtgggggattttcaaaaataccctttcttCTATACCCTTCTCTTCTCATATATGACTAAGAAGTTGTAGAATCTCTTTCGGAAGAAAGTAATTATGTGCTGTTGAGAACCGGTTGCATATCCGAGCTCTTAATCTTCACCCAGTTTATGATTCATCATCGTTGTACATAACCAAAATGTATGATGACGGAGCACCATTAACTAGTTTAATAGAATCGTACTAACTAGTTGTTCAAGTTATGTCAATTTTCAATCGTTTTGTTGCAGCTACACAACACATGTTATGACTGTTGTGTTATTCCAAAGATATTGAAGGAATGAAGGAATGAAGTCATGAACAATCACCAAAATGTATTAAGAGAGTTAAGCAATTTCAGTGTATTCAAATCCGACATTGATGACAGAGAAGACGATTCTTACAATTTGGTTAACCATACCATTCTCAGAATACAAATACCAAGCACTcattaatgattcaatcaggCATCATCAGTGTGAAACTGCTTCTCCACGTCGGCGACTGTCTTCtttgcatcttcaatctccgGACCTTCCTTCTCATCCGTCTCTGCCAATTCCGCCTGCAAATTCAGTTTTCTGTTAGAAACAAAACACCAGATTCACGCTTCCTCTCTGTGCTTATTCAAAGAGGGACTAAGATGCTTTCATGGGGTAATCAACTAAAAAGCAGGTCcttcaaagaaaaactaaagCAGAGCACCCATCTATGGCAAGGCATTAATCCTATCACTACAGATACATAGAAGATCTACTTTGAGAATATTTAAAGCTAGAATTCCTAAACTAATATTTAAAGCTAGAATCAATGCTTAGCAAAGTTTGAGAATGTTCCTAAACTTCAGATCACACTCTACATTTGTCATAGACTAATATCTAAAGCTAGAATCAATGCTTAGTAAAGTAACAACGATGGAAAATGTCAATACCAAAGTGGACTTGAGGTCAGCTAATGCAGCCTCGAGACGTTTGTGGCAATCCGGAATCATCATCCTTGACTCACCCAACACATTTTCCTGCATCATCACCACATAGACAATCaggggagagaaaaaaaagaaaaaacagaatctGAAATCTCTAACCATTAATCAAGCTTACATGATACAAATGACTAATGACAAGAAATTAAACACAAccaaagaacacaaaacacatcttcttctgaatctttgaagaatgaagaagatgacaacCTGCTGTTTAAGGTCGTATGGATCAGCACCTTTGTCCTTCATATCAGCAGTCTTAGCAGCTTCTCTCTCAACCTCTTTCTCATAAGAGTGAAGCTCTTTCTCAATCCTTTTACATGTTGATGTTTTTATCTTCAAGTTCCTAATCGTTGCCATTTCAATTCCCTGCTCCCCCAATTCCCAAaataaattagggtttctaaaaATCACCAGCGAACACAAACGGTTTccttaaaaaaactaaaattcgATTTCGGATTTGAAACTGGGGAGAACGATTAGATCAACGATTGAGTTCGTGCATTACTAAAGGATCGGGAACAATTTGGATTCTAATAtcgatctcttttttttacttgattcCGATCTACTTTTTTTGAGATTGACACAAACTAGCTTCGATTAAAATGATGAAGGANNNNNNNNNNNNNNNNNNNNNNNNNNNNNNNNNNNNNNNNNNNNNNNNNNNNNNNNNNNNNNNNNNNNNNNNNNNNNNNNNNNNNNNNNNNNNNNNNNNNNNNNNNNNNNNNNNNNNNNNNNNNNNNNNNNNNNNNNNNNNNNNNNNNNNNNNNNNNNNNNNNNNNNNNNNNNNNNNNNNNNNNNNNNNNNNNNNNNNNNNNNNNNNNNNNNNNNNNNNNNNNNNNNNNNNNNNNNNNNNNNNNNNNNNNNNNNNNNNNNNNNNNNNNNNNNNNNNNNNNNNNNNNNNNNNNNNNNNNNNNNNNNNNNNNNNNNNNNNNNNNNNNNNNNNNNNNNNNNNNNNNNNNNNNNNNNNNNNNNNNNNNNNNNNNNNNNNNNNNNNNNNNNNNNNNNNNNNNNNNNNNNNNNNNNNNNNNNNNNNNNNNNNNNNNNNNNNNNNNNNNNNNNNNNNNNNttttttttttttttttctaatttgtaattttttcttaaacttctaatttaaatttgaagcaaaaaaaaaaaagtattttactaaaattataAAGACTGTTCCATTCAAAATACAGTAAGtgttatatattaagaaatggAGCACAAAATAGTATAATTTTACttcaaaatctacaaaatagtaacttattttttttagaatactTTCATTTTTCTGTAGTATGTGAAAAGTGTCAAAATATGAAACAGGGGAGACTAGTATCATTGTAATTATtcctgaaaaaatataaaaatcggATTGTAAAATATTGTCATAGTGTGTTTGACCTATGGTTTACAACTACAAAAACTACCATAAAATGTAacatgaaaaattgaaaaccacaCAAAACATTGCaagattataga from Camelina sativa cultivar DH55 chromosome 7, Cs, whole genome shotgun sequence includes the following:
- the LOC104700443 gene encoding MYB-like transcription factor TCL1 isoform X1 gives rise to the protein MDNTNRFRRVRSFRQTKFTRHDSEEVSSIQWEFIRMTEQEEDLISRMYRLVGDRSHELKRDRCKYILRLKYLNPLRDGLADGFDRGGFNSRKSGRTKGK
- the LOC104700443 gene encoding MYB-like transcription factor ETC2 isoform X2 yields the protein MDNTNRFRRVRSFRQTKFTRHDSEEVSSIQWEFIRMTEQEEDLISRMYRLVGDRGDLIAGRVVGRKANEIERFWIMRNSDYFSH
- the LOC104700444 gene encoding tubulin-folding cofactor A-like, which gives rise to MATIRNLKIKTSTCKRIEKELHSYEKEVEREAAKTADMKDKGADPYDLKQQENVLGESRMMIPDCHKRLEAALADLKSTLAELAETDEKEGPEIEDAKKTVADVEKQFHTDDA